The Deltaproteobacteria bacterium DNA segment ATAAGCAGTTTCCCTCTCCGGCTCTTGAGGAGCGACGAAACAAAACTGAATCTCTTCAAAGATCTCTTGGCAACGGGGTGTCACTGGGTTGACCATTTATCCAATCACCTCCTCGATAATCCGATGACTCCCCTTCCACTCCTTCAAAGACGGATGGGGAACGCCATGTTCATCGTAATCAAGCTGACCATAGGTCAGCCGGACCACCTTGCCGGGATCCGACATCTCGAGTGAGAGCTGTTCATTCCAGACGCCGGTATTTAGATAGACCTTTCCCGGGGCAAACTGCCGCATCACCGCGTGGTGGCTATGGCCGAAGATGACAACATGGGCCTCTCGCTCGGTTAAGAGGATCTTCTTCGCCTCAAGATCGAGACGTGGAGATAACCCTACCTCCTTGATGATCTGGATCGTGCGCACAAAAGAGGAGCGCCGATGCGGGTCTTTTGTGAAACGAAGCCGGCAGAAATAAAAGAGGATCCGGAAGATCGATTTCAAGGCGAAAACGGTATCGTGGATCAAGGCCCAGCGGAGATAGTATTTGAAGGGATAAACTTTGTGAAAATAGGGGCGCTCTCTCCTGACTTCATTGAGATAATGAATGACGAAGTAACTTCCCCATGGGAGATTCACAATCGGCTCCGGGAGATCCCTTTTTAAAAATAACCGTTCGGTATTATAGGCGTTGTCGGCAAAAAACTGGTTTCCATGCTCGACATGAACTCCGTCGAAGCGATACGGCGTCGTCCTGACGGAGACATTGGTTCCAAACGCCTTTCTGAGCCTCTCCGCAATGGAGGGAAAGAGAAGACCGGGATCATGGTTTCCCAACATGAAGAGAATCCGGTGATTCGGGGTTTCGGCAAAACGTTTCATTTCGGCGAAGACCTCCGGATGTCCCTTCAGGATTGCGTCAGTCCTCGACAACGCAACCTTTTCCGAAATCCACTCGGGATGCCTCTCGTAATAATCAAGCTGAAGATGATTAAAAAAATCACCGTTACAAATAAGTTCGACATCGGCATTTTCGTACTCCCCTGCCCGATGATATTGAAGAAACTCAATAAACTTTGTGTCATAAAAAAAATCCTCCAGAGGGTTTCTGGTTCCATTCGGCAGGAAAACCCCTTTTCCGATATGAAAATCGCTGACAATAATTTTCACCTTGCGCATTGAGACTCCCTGAGGATCCCTAACCCCATATAAAAATATTGAATGGTCGCCATCGCTGTCAATAACCCGGCCAGGAGGCGATCATAACCATAAACGAAATCCCCAACCCCAAAAGAGGCGTTCAAAAGTGCGAAGGAGAGGGTCAAGATCTGAAAAAAGGTCGCTGATTTTGAAAGAATCGAGGCGTGATAGGTGAGAGCAACTTTTTTTATTCGAAAATAAACAATACCGCCTGTGACCATAAGATCTTTCAAAAGGACGAAAACGGTGAGCCAGAGAGGCAGCCACCCCTTCGCTGTCAGGGAAACAAAGCCCAAGGACATGAGAATTTTGTCAGCTGCCCCATCCAGGATCGCCCCTGCTTGGGTTTTTTGATCAAAAAGGCGCGCCACTGCCCCGTCGATCAGATCTGTCGCTGCCGCAACCAGGAAAATCCAGAAGGCGGTCGGCCAAACGTCCTGCAGGACAAAAAAGAGAAAGACACCTCCGAGAATGACTCGAGATCCGGTCAGAAGATTGGGGAGGTTTATCAATTCCCTCATTAGCGAGGGAGGGTACGAAATTTTTTGAATTTATTGAAGTACTTTTCTGAGACCTCCGCCTGAAGGAGGACCCCCTCACGCCCATCGGTTCTTTCCAAAACCCGTGAATGACTGTAAAGCTGCGACAGAACAGCCCCATCGGCATGCGGAATCATGAAAGAGACACGTTGAAAAGATTCGGCAAGTTTTTCATCCACAGCCTCTAATAACGCCTCCAAACCATCTCCCTGAAGGGCGGAGATGAATTGATCCCCTAGCACTAGCTCAACCCCTTCGGGTCTCGGGATCGAATTCTGGTCGGTTTTGTTAAAAACACGCAAAAGAGGCCTGTCGTCCAGCCGAAGCTCCCGAAGGACATTTTCGACGACAGAAATCCGCTCAGCAGCCCCTGAGCGGCTCACATCGATCAGATGAAGAAGCAGATCAGAGGCCCCCGCCTCCTCAAATGTCGCATAGAAGGCCTCGATCAGTTGGTGTGGAAGTTTACGGACGAAACCGACGGTATCCGCCAAAAGGATCTCTCTCCCCGATGGGAGCTTCAGGCGACGGACCGTCGGATCCAGCGTCATAAAAAGCTGATCGGCCACAGGGACCCCTGCGCCGGTCAAACGGTTCATGAGGGTTGATTTTCCGGCGTTCGTATACCCAACGATAGAAACCGTCGCGATCGGCACCCCTTCCCTTTTTCGTCTATGGATCTCCCGATGGGCTCGGAGTCGAACAAGATCCTCTGTGAGGAGACTTATTTTGTTCCGAACGCGCCGCTGATCCATTTCCAACTGTGTTTCACCAGGTCCGCGTGTCCCGATACCGCCTCCCAATCGCGAAAGCTCATGCCCATGGCCAGCCAACCTTGGCAAAAGATATTTGAGCTGGGCCAGTTCGACCTGAATCTTACCTTCTCGGGACTGCGCACGCCTGGCAAAGATGTCCAGGATCAGACCGGTTCGGTCAATGACCTTGCATCCAAACATCTCTTCAAGATTTCGATTTTGCGTCGGCGTGAGATCTTCATCAAAAATGACGATGTTAATGCCAAGCTCTTTGACTTCCAAGGCAAGCTCATCAACCTTCCCACGACCGATCAGGGTGGCGGGATGAAACTCCTTTAATTCGCATAATCTCTGAAGAATGACCTCTGCCCCGGCGGAAAAGGCCAAAAGTTTTAGTTCTTCTAATGAATTTTCGTGATCGAATTTTTCGCGTCGGTTTCGGAAAAGACCGACAAGGAGGGCCTTTTCAACAAGGTTACTGCAAGGTCGTAACTGAAGCTCCAAAGAGTTTATCCACCTCCGTGACAAGTTCCGGCGAGGGTCTTACCGTCAACCCTTCCGGCAATGATAAAATTGTCTCACCTTTTTTTTCTTCCTTCAAGTGGATAAATGCTGGCGACTTCCCCCGATGCTGTCCCAAGACCTCCTTGAGCCTTTCGAGTTGTTCCCGCGTAATTTTTTCAGTGGAGAGTCGGACATGGACCTCTTTTTGCTCAGGTTCTGCCGTGGAAGGACGCAGACGTAACAGGGTGATTTCTTTGGCAATAATCTTGACCGTTTCCTCACCGACATCGGTATTCCCGCGGATAAGGATCGGCTCCTGATCTTTTAAATAAGATGCGGACCTTTTGTAGAGATCCGAGAAGACCACAATCTCTACGGTTCCTCTGAGATCCTCAAGAGTCACAAAGGCCATGAGCTCCCCACTGCGCGTCCGGATTTCCTTTAAACCGGAAACAATACCCCCTAAAAGAACCTCCTTCCCGTCCGGAAGCTCCGGCAGGGAGCGACTGTCCGCACTGACTCTTTTTTTAAGGACTTCCTCGTGTTCATTCAAGGGATGTCCGGTAATAAAAAACCCGAGCGTTTCTTTTTCATCCGAGAGCTTCTTTTTTGACTCCCATTCCGGAAGATCGGGAATCGGAAACGCCTCTTCAAGGGTATTGAAAAGGGCTGACTGCCCACTGGCCCTTTCCCGATGAACACGCCCGCCCCGTTCCAGCGCCTGATCCAGAACAGTCATCGCCTGAGAACGACGGATACCGATCGAATCAAAGGCGCCACATTTGATAAGCCCTTCGATAACGCGGCGATTCACCTTTCGCAGATCAACGCCCTCACAAAAATGGATGAAAGATCGGAAGCGCCCTTCCCTCTTCCTCGCCTCAAGGATCGATTCGATCGCCGCTTCACCCACATTTTTGACCGCAGCAAGACCGAAACGGATCTCTTTCTCTCCAACGACAGAAAAGTCAGTAAAACTCTCATTGATATCGGGGGGAAGAATTGAAATCCCCATATCGCGACATTCGGCAAGATAAATCGTGACCTTGTCGGTATTCCCCATTTCATGGGTCAAGAGAGAGGCCATGTATTCAACCGGAAAATGCGTCTTCAGATAGGCGGTCTGATAGGAAATAAAGGCATAGGCGGCACTATGACTTTTGTTGAACCCATACTCAGCAAACTTCGCCATGAGGTCGAAGATCTTTTCCGCTTTTTTTGTCTGAATCTTGTTTTTGAGAGATCCCTGAATGAATTTGTCTTTTTGCTGGGCCATCTCCTCCTGTTTCTTTTTTCCCATTGCGCGACGAAGGATATCGGCATCACCGAGGGAGAAATTTCCGAGTAACGACGCGCATTGCATGACCTGTTCCTGATAAACAATGACACCATAGGTCTCTTTAAGGATCGG contains these protein-coding regions:
- a CDS encoding metallophosphoesterase yields the protein MRKVKIIVSDFHIGKGVFLPNGTRNPLEDFFYDTKFIEFLQYHRAGEYENADVELICNGDFFNHLQLDYYERHPEWISEKVALSRTDAILKGHPEVFAEMKRFAETPNHRILFMLGNHDPGLLFPSIAERLRKAFGTNVSVRTTPYRFDGVHVEHGNQFFADNAYNTERLFLKRDLPEPIVNLPWGSYFVIHYLNEVRRERPYFHKVYPFKYYLRWALIHDTVFALKSIFRILFYFCRLRFTKDPHRRSSFVRTIQIIKEVGLSPRLDLEAKKILLTEREAHVVIFGHSHHAVMRQFAPGKVYLNTGVWNEQLSLEMSDPGKVVRLTYGQLDYDEHGVPHPSLKEWKGSHRIIEEVIG
- a CDS encoding CDP-alcohol phosphatidyltransferase family protein, which translates into the protein MRELINLPNLLTGSRVILGGVFLFFVLQDVWPTAFWIFLVAAATDLIDGAVARLFDQKTQAGAILDGAADKILMSLGFVSLTAKGWLPLWLTVFVLLKDLMVTGGIVYFRIKKVALTYHASILSKSATFFQILTLSFALLNASFGVGDFVYGYDRLLAGLLTAMATIQYFYMGLGILRESQCAR
- the hflX gene encoding GTPase HflX translates to MELQLRPCSNLVEKALLVGLFRNRREKFDHENSLEELKLLAFSAGAEVILQRLCELKEFHPATLIGRGKVDELALEVKELGINIVIFDEDLTPTQNRNLEEMFGCKVIDRTGLILDIFARRAQSREGKIQVELAQLKYLLPRLAGHGHELSRLGGGIGTRGPGETQLEMDQRRVRNKISLLTEDLVRLRAHREIHRRKREGVPIATVSIVGYTNAGKSTLMNRLTGAGVPVADQLFMTLDPTVRRLKLPSGREILLADTVGFVRKLPHQLIEAFYATFEEAGASDLLLHLIDVSRSGAAERISVVENVLRELRLDDRPLLRVFNKTDQNSIPRPEGVELVLGDQFISALQGDGLEALLEAVDEKLAESFQRVSFMIPHADGAVLSQLYSHSRVLERTDGREGVLLQAEVSEKYFNKFKKFRTLPR